One Streptomyces mobaraensis NBRC 13819 = DSM 40847 DNA segment encodes these proteins:
- a CDS encoding alpha/beta fold hydrolase, with the protein MSEAGGVPDPAALGAVAAAAARPGRTGASGWLRGAGVAGAAVGVLAAGAAAGVAVERLTVGRGMRRKARLALDSTGPYGTLRGTPGTAVADDGTELYYEVEEAAPDARETGRPPLTVVFSHGYCLNQDSWHFQRAALRGAVRAVYWDQRSHGRSERGRGQRDGTGTVSIDLLGRDLKAVIEAAAPEGPLVLVGHSMGGMTQMALASQYPGLIEERVAAAAFVGTSSGRLAEVTFGLPALGINVVRRVLPGAFRLMTAQTELVEKGRRLSADLLAGVYRRYSFGSRDVDPGVARFAERLLESTPVDVVAEFYPAFAEHDKTAALDVFRGVPVLVLAGEKDLITPASHSEAMAAALPEAELVLVPGAGHLVMLEQPATVDARLADLLTAAEPGGAGRRDEAGARGEG; encoded by the coding sequence ATGAGCGAGGCGGGCGGCGTTCCGGACCCGGCCGCCCTCGGCGCCGTCGCCGCCGCGGCCGCCCGTCCCGGCCGGACCGGCGCCTCCGGCTGGCTGCGCGGCGCGGGGGTCGCCGGCGCGGCCGTGGGGGTGCTCGCGGCCGGCGCGGCGGCGGGCGTCGCCGTGGAACGGCTGACCGTGGGCCGCGGCATGCGCCGCAAGGCGCGGCTGGCCCTGGACTCGACGGGCCCCTACGGGACGCTGCGCGGCACGCCGGGGACGGCGGTCGCCGACGACGGGACCGAGCTGTACTACGAGGTCGAGGAGGCGGCTCCGGACGCCCGGGAGACCGGCCGTCCGCCCCTGACCGTCGTCTTCAGCCACGGCTACTGCCTCAACCAGGACTCCTGGCACTTCCAGCGCGCCGCCCTGCGCGGTGCCGTCCGCGCCGTCTACTGGGACCAGCGCAGTCACGGCCGCTCCGAGCGGGGGCGCGGGCAGCGCGACGGCACCGGGACGGTCTCCATCGACCTGCTGGGCCGGGACCTCAAGGCCGTCATCGAGGCGGCGGCGCCCGAGGGGCCGCTGGTGCTGGTGGGGCACTCGATGGGCGGGATGACGCAGATGGCCCTGGCCTCGCAGTACCCCGGGCTGATCGAGGAGCGGGTGGCCGCCGCGGCGTTCGTCGGTACGTCCTCCGGCCGGCTCGCCGAGGTCACCTTCGGGCTGCCCGCCCTGGGCATCAACGTGGTGCGGCGCGTACTGCCGGGTGCCTTCCGGCTGATGACCGCCCAGACGGAGCTGGTCGAGAAGGGGCGCCGGCTCAGCGCCGACCTGCTCGCCGGGGTCTACCGGCGCTACTCGTTCGGCTCCCGGGACGTCGATCCCGGGGTCGCCCGGTTCGCCGAGCGGCTGCTGGAGAGCACGCCGGTCGACGTCGTCGCGGAGTTCTACCCGGCGTTCGCGGAGCACGACAAGACGGCGGCCCTCGACGTCTTCCGGGGGGTGCCGGTGCTCGTGCTCGCCGGGGAGAAGGACCTGATCACCCCCGCGTCCCACAGCGAGGCCATGGCCGCCGCCCTCCCCGAGGCCGAGCTCGTCCTCGTACCGGGGGCCGGCCACCTGGTGATGCTCGAACAGCCCGCCACGGTCGACGCCCGCCTCGCGGACCTGCTCACGGCGGCGGAACCGGGCGGCGCGGGGCGCCGGGACGAGGCGGGGGCGCGCGGCGAGGGGTGA
- the alr gene encoding alanine racemase: MNETPMRARAVVDLAALRANVRVLRALAPKAQLMAVVKANAYGHGMVPCARAARRAGAAWIGTALPTEALALRAAGDRGRLLCWLWTPGGPFREAVEADVDISVSGLWALEEVLAAVRAAGRPARVQLKIDTGLGRNGCTPGDWEKLVAAAREAELGGALRVTGVWSHFACADEPGHPSIRAQLDVFRDAVAYAEAQGLDPEVRHIANSPATLTLPETHFDLVRTGVAVYGISPSPEIGTPADFGLRPVMTLTASLASVKRVPGGLGVSYGHQYTTPGETTLALVPLGYADGIPRAASGTGEVLIGGRRRRIAGRVAMDQFVVDLGDDTAEPGDEAVLFGPGDRGEPTAEDWGRATGTIGYEVITRITRRVPRVYVGVEDENDENAAPAEPGAAG, translated from the coding sequence ATGAACGAGACACCGATGCGCGCCCGTGCCGTGGTCGATCTGGCCGCGTTGCGGGCCAATGTGCGCGTTCTGCGGGCCCTTGCCCCCAAGGCGCAGCTGATGGCAGTGGTCAAGGCGAACGCGTACGGGCACGGCATGGTGCCCTGTGCGCGGGCGGCCCGCCGGGCGGGGGCGGCCTGGATCGGCACGGCGCTGCCGACGGAGGCGCTGGCCCTGCGCGCGGCGGGCGACAGAGGCCGGCTGCTGTGCTGGCTGTGGACGCCGGGCGGGCCGTTCCGGGAGGCCGTCGAGGCGGACGTCGACATCTCGGTGAGCGGGCTGTGGGCCCTGGAGGAGGTGCTGGCGGCGGTCCGCGCCGCCGGCCGCCCGGCCAGGGTCCAGCTGAAGATCGACACGGGTCTCGGCCGCAACGGCTGCACGCCCGGCGACTGGGAGAAGCTGGTCGCCGCCGCCCGCGAGGCGGAGCTCGGCGGCGCGCTCCGCGTCACCGGCGTCTGGTCGCACTTCGCCTGCGCGGACGAGCCCGGGCACCCGTCCATCCGGGCCCAGCTCGACGTCTTCCGGGACGCGGTCGCGTACGCGGAGGCCCAGGGCCTCGACCCCGAGGTGCGGCACATCGCCAACTCGCCGGCGACCCTGACCCTCCCCGAGACCCACTTCGACCTGGTCCGCACCGGGGTGGCCGTCTACGGCATATCCCCGAGCCCCGAGATCGGCACCCCGGCCGACTTCGGGCTGCGCCCCGTGATGACCCTGACCGCCTCCCTGGCGTCCGTGAAGCGGGTGCCCGGCGGGCTGGGCGTGTCGTACGGCCACCAGTACACGACCCCCGGGGAGACGACGCTCGCCCTCGTCCCCCTCGGCTACGCGGACGGCATCCCGCGCGCCGCCTCCGGCACCGGCGAGGTGCTGATCGGCGGCAGGCGGCGGCGGATCGCGGGGCGCGTGGCGATGGACCAGTTCGTGGTCGACCTCGGCGACGACACCGCCGAGCCCGGCGACGAGGCCGTCCTCTTCGGCCCCGGCGACCGGGGCGAGCCCACCGCGGAGGACTGGGGGCGGGCGACCGGGACCATCGGGTACGAGGTCATCACGCGGATCACGCGGCGGGTGCCGCGGGTGTACGTGGGGGTGGAGGACGAGAACGACGAGAACGCCGCGCCCGCCGAGCCGGGAGCCGCCGGATGA